One Myxococcus stipitatus DNA segment encodes these proteins:
- a CDS encoding TetR/AcrR family transcriptional regulator, with the protein MPRPSNTEERRQQIVTGLLKVMSERGYERASVNEIAKAAGLSPGLVHYHFSDKQEILLVLVEQLAARGRARVAARLAKLSVQDTRGRVDAFLDAFLAMGADADAEAVAGWVTISAEAIRQPEVRAAYEQVVRADLEQLESLVAALVGKRRARALAAGLFAAVQGYFVLSASAPGLVPAGSAASTVRHMAAGLLDAQDARERP; encoded by the coding sequence ATGCCCAGACCATCGAACACCGAGGAGCGTCGCCAGCAGATCGTCACGGGCCTGCTGAAGGTGATGTCGGAGCGTGGCTACGAGCGGGCCTCCGTCAACGAAATCGCGAAGGCGGCGGGGCTGAGCCCGGGGCTGGTGCACTACCACTTCAGCGACAAGCAGGAGATCCTCCTGGTGCTGGTGGAGCAGCTGGCGGCCCGGGGGCGCGCGCGCGTGGCGGCGCGGCTGGCGAAGCTCTCCGTCCAGGACACGCGGGGCCGGGTGGACGCGTTCCTGGACGCCTTCCTCGCCATGGGCGCGGACGCGGACGCGGAGGCGGTGGCCGGCTGGGTCACCATCAGCGCGGAGGCCATCCGGCAGCCCGAGGTCCGCGCCGCCTACGAGCAGGTGGTGCGGGCGGACCTGGAGCAGTTGGAGTCGCTCGTCGCGGCCCTGGTCGGCAAGCGCCGCGCGCGCGCCCTGGCGGCGGGGCTGTTCGCCGCGGTGCAGGGCTACTTCGTCCTCTCCGCCAGCGCGCCGGGGCTGGTGCCCGCCGGCTCGGCCGCGAGCACCGTGAGACACATGGCCGCGGGCCTGCTGGACGCGCAGGACGCGAGGGAGCGCCCGTGA
- a CDS encoding MFS transporter, with the protein MKTATKLGLLSSLYLSQGLPFGFFTQALPVLLRHQGLSLPAIGLSHLLALPWALKFLWAPLMDRHGSARWGRRRGYILPLQCLSAGLLLSLALPADAVDTRWLMAAILGVNLLAATQDVATDGLAVQLLTPSERGWGNGIQVAAYRVGMILGGGVMLAVFDRTGWRVTFLALGATLLAATVPIALHREQPSPPPERQSLGLAWWWTHPGATTWLALLVAYKAGEALATGMLRTFIVDQGLSLTDIAWMLGGVGFAAGLAGALVGGSLVTRMGRRRALVVFGGIQAAAVLLYALVASGPASRPLLALACAVEHVASGMATATLFTAMMDRCRPDHAATDYTVQASLVVLATGAAAALSGFSAQALGYAGHFLLSALLCVAGTLCVAPAFSPRRGLPPEVSEVSP; encoded by the coding sequence GTGAAGACCGCCACCAAGCTGGGACTGCTGTCGAGCCTCTACCTGTCGCAGGGCCTGCCCTTCGGCTTCTTCACGCAGGCGCTCCCGGTGCTCCTGCGCCACCAGGGGTTGTCGCTGCCCGCCATCGGCCTGTCGCACCTGCTCGCGCTGCCGTGGGCGCTCAAGTTCCTCTGGGCGCCGCTCATGGACCGGCACGGCTCCGCGCGCTGGGGGCGCCGCCGGGGCTACATCCTCCCGTTGCAGTGCCTGTCCGCGGGCCTCCTGCTGTCGCTCGCGCTGCCCGCCGACGCGGTGGATACCCGCTGGCTGATGGCGGCCATCCTCGGCGTCAACCTGCTCGCGGCGACGCAGGACGTGGCCACCGACGGGCTCGCCGTCCAGCTGCTCACGCCCTCCGAGCGGGGCTGGGGCAACGGCATCCAGGTGGCCGCGTATCGCGTGGGGATGATCCTGGGCGGCGGAGTGATGCTCGCCGTCTTCGACCGGACGGGCTGGCGCGTGACGTTCCTCGCGCTCGGCGCGACGCTGCTCGCGGCCACCGTCCCCATCGCGCTGCACCGCGAACAGCCCTCGCCCCCGCCCGAGCGCCAGAGCCTGGGGCTGGCCTGGTGGTGGACGCACCCGGGCGCCACGACGTGGCTCGCGCTCCTCGTCGCGTACAAGGCGGGGGAGGCGCTCGCCACGGGGATGCTCCGCACCTTCATCGTGGACCAGGGCCTGTCGCTCACCGACATCGCGTGGATGCTGGGCGGCGTGGGCTTCGCGGCGGGGCTCGCGGGCGCCCTCGTCGGAGGGAGCCTGGTGACGAGGATGGGACGGCGCCGGGCCCTGGTCGTGTTCGGCGGCATCCAGGCGGCGGCGGTGCTGCTGTACGCCCTGGTCGCCAGTGGCCCCGCGTCGCGCCCGCTGCTCGCCCTGGCGTGCGCGGTGGAGCACGTGGCCAGCGGCATGGCCACCGCCACCCTCTTCACCGCGATGATGGACCGGTGCCGGCCGGACCACGCCGCCACCGACTACACGGTGCAGGCCTCGCTCGTCGTGCTCGCCACGGGCGCGGCGGCGGCGCTCAGCGGCTTCAGCGCGCAGGCGCTGGGCTACGCCGGCCACTTCCTCCTGTCCGCCCTGCTGTGCGTCGCGGGCACGCTGTGCGTGGCGCCCGCCTTCTCCCCACGTCGCGGGCTCCCCCCCGAGGTCTCCGAGGTGTCGCCATGA
- a CDS encoding alpha-amylase family glycosyl hydrolase, which translates to MRHNRVWGALLLAGLLGCGETALPNQQGSGEETGQVVQRLAASSRPGMGAIVYSGGTTFRVWAPLASKVFVKGDFSGWNTLELSREGSSEYFSGDVAGAVKGQKYKLVTRNTSGGDAERADPRSKWQENSTGASIIFDHGEYYWNSQLYSTPAFNEMVIYEMHVGTFHDSPGWGPGNWNSAIDKLNHLQALGVNAVQLMPVFEFAGDFSWGYNAAYPFAPESAYGTPNDMKRFVDEAHYRGIAVIFDVVHNHYGPSDLPMWCFSNDCLQNGGEYFFNDWRKSTPWGDTRPDYGRAGVRSFIRDSMMDLLDHYKGDGLRWDATKYMRTSDGSNGIAEAWPVFRSINRDIDFNRGWKISIAEDFGGGNSITDATVSDDQGGAGFDAQWAGEFVHPIRAAIIEQNDANRNMFAVRDAITQRFSGRAYARIIYTESHDEVANGHSRVPEEIWPGNAGSWAAKKRSTLGAGIALTSPGIPMLFQGQEFLEDGFFSDGDPLDWSKASTYGGITTLYRDLIRLRRNWFNNTRGLRGGNVNVHHVNNTNKVIAYHRYENGGGGDDVIVVANFSNTTFNNYNIGFPHPGTWHLRFNSDWNGYSSDFGNTPSASTTAYPGSKDGLLNNASFAIGPYSLLIFSQ; encoded by the coding sequence ATGCGACACAACAGGGTGTGGGGCGCGTTGCTGCTGGCCGGCCTGCTGGGCTGTGGCGAGACCGCGCTTCCGAATCAACAGGGCTCCGGTGAGGAGACAGGGCAGGTCGTCCAGCGGCTCGCGGCGTCGAGCCGGCCGGGCATGGGGGCCATCGTCTATTCCGGAGGCACGACGTTCCGCGTCTGGGCGCCGCTGGCGTCGAAGGTCTTCGTGAAGGGGGACTTCAGTGGCTGGAACACGCTGGAGCTGAGCCGGGAGGGGTCGTCCGAGTACTTCTCCGGCGACGTGGCCGGCGCGGTGAAGGGGCAGAAGTACAAGCTCGTCACGCGCAACACGTCTGGCGGCGACGCGGAGCGCGCGGACCCCCGGTCGAAGTGGCAGGAGAACTCCACGGGCGCCAGCATCATCTTCGACCATGGCGAGTACTACTGGAACTCGCAGCTCTACAGCACGCCGGCCTTCAACGAGATGGTCATCTACGAGATGCACGTGGGGACCTTCCACGACTCGCCGGGCTGGGGGCCGGGCAACTGGAACAGCGCCATCGACAAGCTGAACCACCTGCAGGCGCTGGGGGTGAACGCCGTCCAGCTGATGCCGGTGTTCGAGTTCGCCGGGGACTTCTCCTGGGGCTACAACGCGGCGTACCCGTTCGCGCCGGAGAGCGCCTACGGCACGCCCAACGACATGAAGCGCTTCGTGGACGAGGCGCACTACCGGGGCATCGCCGTCATCTTCGACGTGGTGCACAACCACTACGGCCCCAGCGACCTGCCCATGTGGTGCTTCAGCAACGACTGCCTGCAGAACGGCGGTGAGTACTTCTTCAACGACTGGCGCAAGTCGACGCCCTGGGGCGACACGCGCCCGGACTACGGCCGCGCGGGCGTGCGCAGCTTCATCCGCGATTCGATGATGGACCTGCTGGACCACTACAAGGGCGACGGCCTGCGCTGGGACGCGACCAAGTACATGCGCACGTCGGACGGCTCGAACGGCATCGCCGAGGCCTGGCCGGTGTTCCGCTCCATCAACCGCGACATCGACTTCAACCGCGGGTGGAAGATCTCCATCGCCGAGGACTTCGGCGGCGGCAACTCCATCACCGACGCCACCGTCTCCGACGACCAGGGGGGCGCGGGGTTCGACGCGCAATGGGCGGGTGAGTTCGTCCACCCCATCCGCGCGGCCATCATCGAGCAGAACGACGCCAACCGGAACATGTTCGCGGTGCGCGACGCCATCACCCAGCGCTTCAGCGGGCGCGCCTACGCGCGCATCATCTACACGGAGAGCCACGACGAGGTCGCCAACGGCCACTCGCGCGTGCCGGAGGAGATCTGGCCGGGCAACGCCGGCAGCTGGGCCGCCAAGAAGCGCTCCACGCTGGGCGCGGGCATCGCGCTCACCTCGCCCGGCATCCCCATGCTGTTCCAGGGCCAGGAGTTCCTCGAGGACGGGTTCTTCTCCGACGGCGACCCGCTGGACTGGAGCAAGGCGTCCACCTACGGCGGCATCACCACGCTCTACCGCGACCTCATCCGCCTGCGCCGCAACTGGTTCAACAACACCCGCGGCCTTCGCGGGGGCAACGTCAACGTCCACCACGTCAACAACACCAACAAGGTGATTGCCTACCACCGCTACGAGAACGGCGGCGGAGGGGACGACGTCATCGTCGTCGCCAACTTCAGCAACACCACCTTCAACAACTACAACATCGGCTTCCCGCACCCGGGCACCTGGCACCTGCGCTTCAACAGCGACTGGAACGGGTACTCGTCGGACTTCGGCAACACCCCGTCCGCGTCGACGACGGCCTACCCGGGGTCCAAGGACGGCCTGCTCAACAACGCGTCGTTCGCCATCGGCCCCTACTCGCTGCTCATCTTCTCGCAGTAG
- a CDS encoding MBL fold metallo-hydrolase yields the protein MSLSFIPLGVGDAFSALSYSSCLAVEAEGQVLLVDCPHPIRKMMREASLSSGVPLDVDRVSAVALTHLHADHSSGLEGLGYFSFFVLRRKLELLAHPAVAERLWAGHLAAGMECLIEKRGEPPNPKHFEDYFEHLPLSTESAVRHGPFLVEARMTYHHVPTTALRIHAGGRCLGYSADTAFDEGLIAWLGKADLVIHETNHGVHTPYEKLAALPEDTRARMRLIHYPDEFDTQASVIEPLVQGRRYTV from the coding sequence ATGAGCCTGTCCTTCATCCCCCTGGGCGTGGGAGACGCCTTCTCCGCCCTCTCCTACTCGTCGTGTCTCGCCGTGGAGGCGGAAGGGCAGGTGCTGCTCGTCGACTGCCCCCACCCCATCCGGAAGATGATGCGCGAGGCGTCGCTGTCCTCGGGCGTACCGCTGGACGTGGACCGCGTCAGCGCCGTGGCCCTCACGCACCTGCACGCGGACCACTCGTCCGGGCTGGAGGGGCTGGGCTACTTCTCCTTCTTCGTGCTGCGGCGCAAGCTGGAGCTGCTGGCCCACCCCGCCGTGGCCGAGCGCCTGTGGGCGGGCCACCTGGCCGCCGGCATGGAGTGCCTCATCGAGAAGCGCGGCGAGCCCCCCAACCCCAAGCACTTCGAGGACTACTTCGAGCACCTGCCGCTCTCCACCGAGTCGGCCGTGCGCCATGGCCCGTTCCTCGTCGAGGCGCGCATGACGTACCACCACGTGCCCACCACCGCGCTGCGCATCCACGCGGGCGGCCGGTGCCTGGGCTACAGCGCGGACACCGCCTTCGACGAGGGGCTCATCGCCTGGCTCGGCAAGGCGGACCTCGTCATCCACGAGACGAACCACGGCGTCCACACGCCCTACGAGAAGCTCGCCGCGCTGCCGGAGGACACACGCGCGCGCATGCGGCTCATCCACTACCCCGACGAATTCGACACCCAGGCCAGCGTCATCGAGCCGCTGGTCCAGGGCCGCCGCTACACCGTCTGA
- the coaD gene encoding pantetheine-phosphate adenylyltransferase, giving the protein MTIAVYAGSFDPITAGHLSVIRQAARLFGHVVVIVAVNPAKNALLTPDERVALVREAVAMHPNVSVAWTEGLIVDHARAIGASVLLRGVRGATDAQFETELARNNRALAPEISTLFLPAEAHLAEVSSSALKARVARGEDISGFCPPAVATMLRERLHPSHGSPT; this is encoded by the coding sequence ATGACCATCGCCGTCTACGCCGGCAGCTTCGACCCCATCACCGCCGGCCACCTGTCCGTCATCCGTCAGGCCGCGCGCCTGTTCGGCCACGTCGTGGTCATCGTCGCCGTCAACCCCGCCAAGAACGCCCTGCTCACCCCGGACGAGCGCGTGGCGCTGGTGCGCGAGGCGGTGGCCATGCATCCCAACGTCTCCGTCGCCTGGACGGAGGGCCTCATCGTCGACCACGCGCGGGCCATTGGCGCCAGTGTCCTGCTGCGCGGGGTGCGCGGGGCGACGGACGCCCAGTTCGAGACGGAGCTGGCGCGGAACAACCGCGCGCTCGCCCCCGAAATCTCCACCCTCTTCCTGCCCGCCGAGGCCCACCTGGCCGAGGTGAGCAGCAGCGCGCTCAAGGCCCGCGTCGCCAGGGGCGAGGACATCTCCGGCTTCTGTCCTCCCGCCGTCGCGACCATGCTGCGCGAGCGCCTGCATCCTTCCCACGGGAGCCCGACATGA
- a CDS encoding bifunctional metallophosphatase/5'-nucleotidase, whose protein sequence is MTKTTAPAPGAARLLPLALLWALAPGLALGAEPTKPVRLTFLHLADVYQVQPMAGGKAGGLARVATLRRQVLAEAPGALTLLGGDTLSPSVESLLEVDGKALKGRHMIDAWNALGLDVAVLGNHEFDFGDDTLKERIRQSRFPWLGANVTDARTGALFDGVKAYDVREMDGVRVGLFGVVLPETKTTTKAGPDTLFGDVCEAAKGAVAKLREDGAKVIVGLTHQTLEQDRALARCVKVDVILGGHDHVGAADRSTGTPIFKVAADAVELGRLTLDVDPGTGQVRKTTWKKLPVTARVPEDAAFNEAMKPYGALFARLAEPVGRTPVALDARGTAVRSRETNLGDFVADTFREASGADVALVNGGALRSDAVLPAGVLTRRDLHGLMPYTDSLVVVTVSGATLRAALENGVSLSREDARPGRFLQVSGLRYTFDARKPEGERVRQVTVQGRPLDPAATYRLATLSFLTSGKDGYDMLKGQPTTPALEDGRTPLDLIADAFRAGHPAPRARGDGRIVRLDGQGLAPDARRPAAPLK, encoded by the coding sequence ATGACGAAGACGACAGCGCCGGCCCCGGGCGCAGCCCGCCTCCTGCCGCTCGCCCTGCTCTGGGCGCTGGCGCCGGGACTGGCCCTGGGCGCCGAGCCGACGAAGCCCGTGCGACTGACCTTCCTGCACCTGGCGGACGTGTACCAGGTGCAGCCCATGGCGGGCGGGAAGGCGGGCGGGCTGGCGCGGGTGGCCACGCTGCGTCGGCAGGTGCTGGCGGAGGCGCCGGGCGCGCTGACGCTGCTGGGCGGTGACACGCTGTCGCCGTCGGTGGAGTCACTGCTGGAGGTGGACGGCAAGGCGCTCAAGGGGCGCCACATGATCGACGCGTGGAACGCGCTCGGGCTCGACGTGGCGGTGCTGGGCAACCACGAGTTCGACTTCGGCGACGACACGCTGAAGGAGCGCATCCGCCAGTCGCGCTTCCCGTGGCTGGGCGCCAACGTCACGGACGCGAGGACGGGCGCGCTCTTCGACGGCGTGAAGGCGTACGACGTGCGGGAGATGGACGGGGTGCGCGTGGGCCTGTTCGGCGTGGTGCTGCCGGAGACCAAGACGACCACCAAGGCGGGGCCGGACACGCTGTTCGGCGACGTGTGCGAGGCGGCGAAGGGCGCGGTGGCGAAGCTGCGCGAGGACGGCGCGAAGGTCATCGTGGGCCTGACCCACCAGACGCTCGAGCAGGACCGCGCGCTCGCCCGGTGCGTGAAGGTGGACGTCATCCTGGGCGGGCACGACCACGTGGGCGCGGCGGACCGCTCCACGGGCACGCCCATCTTCAAGGTCGCCGCGGACGCGGTGGAGCTGGGGCGGCTCACCCTGGACGTGGACCCGGGCACCGGACAGGTGCGCAAGACCACCTGGAAGAAGCTGCCCGTCACGGCCAGGGTGCCGGAGGACGCGGCGTTCAACGAGGCGATGAAGCCCTATGGCGCCCTGTTCGCGCGGCTGGCGGAGCCCGTGGGCCGCACGCCCGTCGCCCTGGACGCGCGCGGCACGGCGGTGCGCTCGCGGGAGACGAACCTGGGTGACTTCGTCGCGGACACCTTCCGCGAGGCCTCGGGCGCGGACGTGGCGCTGGTCAACGGCGGCGCGCTGCGCTCGGACGCGGTGCTGCCCGCGGGCGTGCTGACCCGCAGGGACCTGCACGGCCTCATGCCGTACACCGACTCGCTCGTGGTGGTGACGGTGAGCGGCGCCACACTGCGGGCCGCGCTGGAGAACGGCGTCAGCCTCAGCCGCGAGGACGCCCGGCCCGGGCGCTTCCTCCAGGTGTCCGGCCTGCGCTACACCTTCGACGCGCGCAAGCCCGAGGGCGAGCGCGTGCGGCAGGTGACGGTCCAGGGCAGGCCGCTGGACCCCGCCGCGACGTACCGGCTCGCCACGCTGAGCTTCCTCACCAGCGGCAAGGACGGCTACGACATGCTCAAGGGCCAGCCCACCACGCCCGCGCTCGAGGACGGCCGCACCCCGCTGGACCTCATCGCGGACGCGTTCCGCGCCGGCCACCCCGCCCCCCGCGCCAGGGGCGATGGCCGCATCGTCCGGCTGGACGGTCAGGGCCTCGCGCCGGACGCGCGCAGGCCCGCGGCGCCGCTGAAGTAG